In the genome of Zobellia nedashkovskayae, the window CTTCAGCATGAATCCTCAGCTTACAAGTCAGGCACCAGGTATGCTAAAAGCAGCTTTTATCACCAAAGTATATGAAAATGGAGGTGATTTTAGTACGGACGTGTTTTCAAAAACATATTCGCCCTATGACACTTATGTTGGATTGACCATACCTAAAGGTGATAAAAATAGGGGGATGCTTTTAACGGACACACCCCATAATTTTGATGTGGTTACCGTAGATGAAAAAGGTAATCCCAAGGCTGCAAAAAATTTAAATGTAACCATCCATAAAGTAAGTTGGAGATGGTGGTGGGATACTTCTGCTGATAATTTGTCTAATTATAGCAGTAGTCAGTATCACGAGAAGGTATTTGAAAAGGTAATCAGTACAAATGCCAGTGGTAAGGCTAATTTTAAATTTGAATTAAAGTATCCTGAATGGGGGCGTTATTTAGTGCGTGTGGAAGACTCTAACGGAGGTCATTCAACTGCAAAAACTATGTATATAGATTGGCCGGGCTGGGCAGGGAAATCTCGTAAAACGGATCCGTCGGCTGCTACTATGTTGGTGTTTTCTACAGATAAGGAAACCTATAATGTTGGTGAAACAGCTACAGTGACTTTCCCTAGTTCTGAAGGGAGTCGTGCTTTGGTTACCATAGAGAACGGTACGGAGGTTTTAAAAAGTCTTTGGATAGATACGGCAAAAGATGAAACGAAATTTGAATTAGCTATGAGCGAGCTTTATGCGCCCAATGTGTTTATTCATATTTCTTTGTTGCAGCCTCATGCCAGTACTTTGAACGATAATCCAATTAGATTATATGGTGTTGTGCCGGTTTCGGTAGAGAACCCAGCTACGAAAATTGAGCCTATTATTACAATGCCCGAAATATTACAACCCGAAGAGACCATAACGGTTAAGGTTGGTGAGAAGAACAAAAAGGCAATGACATATAGCATTACAATAGTAGACGAAGGTTTATTAGACTTAACACGTTTTGTAACCCCAGACCCATGGGATATTTTCTATGCTCACGAAGCGCTTGGTGTAAAAACTTGGGATGTGTTTGATGATGTTATTGGAGCTTTTGGTGGCAAGGTAAATCAAGTATTTGCTATTGGTGGTGATGGAGAGCTCGCAGGAGCAAAAAATAAAAAGGCCAACCGTTTTGAACCTATGGTAGTTCATTTAGGTCCTTTTAGTTTAAAAGAAGGGGAAACCAAATCACATAAGATTAAGATACCTAAATATATTGGTTCCGTGCGGACCATGGTGGTAGCGGGCAATTCTCAAACTGAAGCTTATGGAATGGCAGAAAAGACCACTCCGGTACGTAAACCTTTGATGGTGTTGGCTTCGTTACCTAGAAAAATCACACCTGGTGAAAAAGTGACCCTTCCAGTCACTGTATTTGCTATGGAAAAGAAAATAAAAAATGTTACTTTAAAATTGAAGTCGGACCCATCGTTTACTATTTCCGGGGATGTTACTCAAGTGGTTACTTTTGACCAGCCTGATGAAAAAATGGCGTATTTTAAATTGAAAGTGGCTGATTTTAAAGGGATAGGAAAAGTCATTGTTGAAGCTTCTGGTAATGGAGAAACAGCTTTTTTTGAAATTCCTATTGATGTGGTAAATCCTAATCCGGTTACGTCAGAAATGCAAAAGGTAATCTTGGAGCCTAATTCTTCACAGACCATAAACTTAGAAACTTTCGGGATTTCAGGAAGCAATTCCGCAGAAATTGAGCTGTCTACTTTGCCGCCAATGAATTTTAATGGTCGCATGCAAAACCTGATTCGCTACCCTCACGGGTGTTTAGAACAAACTACATCCGCAGCATTTCCGCAGTTATATCTTTCGGATATTTTTGACTTGGACGGGAATAGGAAGAAAAGTATTCAGCAGAATGTGGTACGTGCTATTAAATTTTTAGGCGGTTATCAAAATGCTACAGGAGGATTTTCATATTGGCCGGGCCAAAACTATTCTAATGATTGGGGTACTTCGTATGCCGGACATTTCTTGATAGAGGCAGAGAAGAAAGGGTATGTGCTGCCAATTGGGTTTAAGTCAAGTTGGTTAAAGTACCAGCAGAATAGTGCAAAACAATGGCGTTCGGATAACGATAGCTCAGATTTAGCACAGGCATATCGTTTATATACGCTGGCTTTATCCGGAAATGCAGATGTGTCTAGTATGAACCGGTTGAGAGAAAGCAACGGCTTGTCCAATGAAGCGAAATTCCGTTTAGCTGTTTGCTATGCATTAATTGGTCAAAACAATGTGGCCAAGGATGTTCTGAGCATGGCAAAACTTGATTTTGAAAACTCCAAGTACGATTATCATACGTACGGGTCATCGGATAGAAATAGGGCTATGGCTTTAGAAACCTACGTTTTAGGTAAGGATAAGGGCAAAGCTCAGGATTTAGCGAAAACTATTGCCGAACGCATTTCTGAATCTAGGTGGTTGAGCACCCAGACTACGGCATATAGTTTAATTGCAATGGCCAAATTTGCCAATTTAGTGGGAGGTAAGGGTATAAAAGCAGTAGTAACCGTAAATGGCCATTCTAAAAATGTGGTAACACCAAAGACTCTGGCAACACGGGAGCTCTCAATAAAAAAGGGTGCCAATACTATGGAGTTGAAAAATGATGAAGCTAGTACTTTGTTTGTTACCATCGTAAATCAAGGAATTTTACCGGTAGGAGAAGAGAAAGTAATACAGCGAAATTTGGTTGCAAAAATAGGATTTAAAGGTCGCAATGGGTCTCAGTTAGATGTTACGCAAATGACACAGGGTACAGATTTCGTTGCTGAGGTTACTTTAACCAATACCACTAGCAAAGAAATTAAGGATATAGCTCTCACCGAGATTTTTCCAAGTGGGTGGGAAATTGTAAACACTCGTTTTACGGACTTTGGAGAATTTGCAGACAATAAGGTTACGTATACAGATATTCGCGATGACCGAAGTAATTTTTATTTTGACATGAAGAAGAACGAAAGTAAAACGCTTAGAGTGCTAATGAATGCATCTTATTTAGGGCGTTATTATTTACCTGGTGTTCAAGCAGAGGCCATGTATGATAATGAATATATGGTGCGTACCAAAGGCCAATGGGTAGAGGTAGTTCAATAAAATATTGTTGATATCTAAAAAAAAAAGACCCTTATAAAGGGTCTTTTTTGAGTTTTAAAATATGTGATATTCTTTTATTCTTTTTTATATTTTTCATGGTATTCGCCGTTACCTTCATCAAAGGTAAGCGTTAGAACATCTCCGGAAATTTTATATTTTGCAACGGTTACGTCTGATCTTCCCTCAGTTCCATAGTCTAATTGAACTTTTCCGTCAAATAGATATGACCACGTACCAGAATCATGAATCCCTTCTATACAATCGCCGCTTGCACTATCCGTGGTATGAAATTCGTAATCAAAAATGTTTCCATCTTTAAAGCGCATAATGTTCATGCTTTGGCATTCGTCGGCCGGTTCTTCAACTTCGTTAACAACGTATGCAGTGAGGAGCCATGTACCTAATAAATCACCGTCACCACCGGAGTCATCTTGTTTACACGAGGTGAAAGTACAGCCTATGGCTAAGATTAATAAAAGTATTGGTTTTTTCATTTTTATCTGATTTGGTGAACTATCAAAACGTTTTTGCATTTTGGAAATTACATAAAAAGACATGTTTTAGAGCAAATGCAGCTTTTAAGGGTGAAGTTTATAGTTCAATAAGTTCTTTATGCGATATTTTATAAGCCGCCAAAGATAACTTTTTCTATTTGATGCTAAAAAATAAAAATATGGGTTCCCGGTTCGTAAGTCTCCAGGGATTATTGTGTAGTTGAATTTGTTCTTCCAAGCAACGTAATTGAAACTTAGTTGGTCACGAAGGCTTTGTGTAGAGACAAAAGCCCACCAATCTTCCATAACTTTTATAACCTGTGGGTCATTATGTTTTCTAATAAGAACTGCAGCGAATATGAGTCCGTTTTCGGTGGGATACCCTTCGGATTTAAAAAATTGTATTTGCTTTTCCATTATATCGGGCTTGTCTTTGTAAGCTCCCCGTTGCTTGCCTAATTCAAGTAGAGCCTGATGCTCTTCATATACACAGTTCCGGGCATCATCACATTGATTGTGGTCAAAAACCCCCATTTGAAAATCACCCAAACTTGACACTAATTTTTTTATATCACCTATAACTAGATAATTGCTATCAATATAAATGCTAGTATCGTAATCATTAAAATAAAGATGTGGTAATAACTTTGGGTGGCGAGACCTTAGACGTTCTTTGTCCTTTATGTCATCTTTTACCAAAATTGGTTTCCACGGTTTACAGACTTTTTTAGGGTCATCCGTAAAAGCAAAAAAGTCTACACCTTCAATGCTTTTTTGCGGAACAAAGCCGAAGTCGGGTCCAAGGGCTATAGTATAAATGACAAGCTTACGCATGTATATTTTTAGATTATTTGGTCAAAGTTCGTTAACAATTTTGAAAAAGTAGCTATAACATCAAAATACATTGTTCAATACCCTGTAATGTATTTAGAGTACTTGGGTACGATTCTTTTAACCAAGATAGCCAATACTATACTACAAACCATGAGGGCAGCCCATACCATGAAATATGTTGCCCATGGATATGGGACTAGAATATGAAATTTGACTTTTAAGACGGTGAATAATTGCAATACGTAACCATGAAGAAAATATATGGCAAAACTTGTTGAGGCCAGTAGGCTCAGTAATTTATTCTTAGTGTTTTCAAAACGATGTAAGAATAACATAAAGAAAATACAAAGTATTGATTTTTGAAGCAGTATTAAATCAATTCCGTCATATTCAAAAGCACGCTTTTGATAGTTATCGTACCTGCCGAGTGAAGCCTGTAGCGAGGCAATGCAGAGAACAATTGCTAATAGTACAAACTCTTTGTTTTTTAGTGCTTTGTAAATAATGGTTTTGTTTTTTGAACAAAGAATACCCAACAGAAAAATTGGCGTAAAATATACTACGGACTGAATTACATTAAGTTCGTCTACCGGTCTATGTATGAAAAGTGCGATAACAAATAGTAATAAAAGATTAATGAATTGATATATCGGCTTTAATTCTATGAACTTAACATGAATAGGATACAGTAGAAATAAACAAATAGCAAAAGTTATGTACCAGTATGCTACCAGATGAGCTCCAGTAAAGTAATACAGAAATATAGGAGCGATGTACTCGTTGATCACTCCTTCTTCATTCAAGGTAAAATATTGATTCCAGAAGTGGGGCTCTAACTGCATTTTAAGGCAGATTGGTATTATTGATAAAATGGTATAGGGAATTAAAAGCCGCTTTACTTTACTCTTAAAAAAATGATGTGTTTTTTGCTTCATATAAAAAACATGATGAAACAAAAAGCCCGAAATAAAAACAAAATTAATGGTACTGCCTGCGGTAAGATTTGCAAATACGGCTTCGGGAAAAGTGTTTATTTTTAGCTCCGAAATAGTATAGCAATGTGCTGAGACAATAAGTAATATGGCAATCCCCCTGTAGGTATTAATTGAATTTAAGTACATAGAAAGTTTGATTATGGGGGAATCAAATTACTACTATCAATCTATTTTAGATGACTAGGCTTTCGGCATTATCAGTCTCTTTTTTAATTTCAATATGAGAATCCTCCTTTAAAACCTTTGAGAATATAAATGCTCCAATCTCTTTAATAGGACCATAAAGTACGGATTCTTTCATAGTTTCATCTTTAACAACATCAGCAGAGTCGTTTATGCGTTCAAAGAAAATGAGTAGTGCGCCTAAAATTACAGCAACCTTGAGGGCGCCAAAAATACCACCTGCAAGTTTATTGAGTAAGCCAAGCATGGCAAAATTGGCTATTTTAGTTAAAAACCGTCCTGCTAGTTGTACAGCAAGAACAATGACAACAAACGTTATAACAAAGGCAGCAATATTAATATATCGTTCGTTCCATTCCATATTTTCTGAAAGGTAATTGCCTGCATAATATGAAAAATGAATAGCCCCATAGATCCCGGCAATTAAGGCAACAATGGAAGCAAGCTCTACGAAAAGTCCGTTTTTTAAACCTTTCCAAAGTCCGTATAAAAGAAGTAATCCTAAAATAATATCTAAGAAGCTCATGGCAAATGTGTTTACGCAAAAGTAGTATTTTGATTTGTACCTTTGCGACTTATATCCATTCAACGGATAAATGCAAAAAGATTAATGGCAAGAGACGAAGAGTTAAAAGAAAGATGGAATGTGTTAGTGGAGAAATTATCTGCCCAATTTGCAGATGGAGATACTTTGGAGCTTGACGCAATTATATATTTGGTAGGGATTCAGGAATTGGGCCAATACCATAAAAAATACAAAAAGGACGATAAATTAGACTTAATGCATATTGCTATTTGTCGTTTATTGGAGCCTTATGGGTATTATGAGTTTGAGTTTTTTGATGAAGAAGGTTGGCCTCATTATATTACTAAGGAAGAATTACCTGCATTGAAGGCAGGTGAGCAATCCGTTTTAATGAAAGAAGCCATTGTAGGTTATTTCGTAGAACGAGAATATATCTAATTTTTCTAAAAGTCAATTTTGGAACTTGTAACCATTCAAAATGAAAAACAAACTTCCATATTATGCAGTAATTTTCACCTCTCTACTTACGGAGGAAGATAAAGGCTATGCGGAAATGGCCGACCAAATGGAAAACTTGGCCAAATCACAGCCCGGTTATCTGGGTATTGAGAGTGCTCGGGAGCAAGTGGGTATAACCGTAAGTTATTGGGAAAGCATGGAGTCTATAGCCAATTGGAAGGCTAATACAGATCATCTTTTCGCACAGCAAAAGGGAATTAAAGATTGGTATTCATGGTATAAGGTGCGCATTTGTGCTGTAGAGCGGGAGTATGATTTTACAAAATGAAAAAAGTTGGCTCATTTGGTAGAAGGCATCCAAAGAAGCTAGTTTTATTGGCGGTTTTGCTTATTGCGTATTATTTCTGCCTTCCCAAGATTTTATTCAAATCTCCGACGGCTACTGTAGTAGAAAGTAAGCAAGGCACTTTATTGGGGGCTATGATTGCCAATGATGGCCAGTGGCGGTTTTCTGAAGTGGATAGTGTTCCGTATAAGTTTAAGGCCTGTATTCTTCAATTTGAGGACGCCCATTTCTATAAGCATCCTGGTTTTAACCCAGTTGCTATAGTCAAGGCTGTAGGGGCCAATATATCTGCAGGTAGAACGGTTAGGGGTGGTAGTACCCTCACACAACAAGTAATCAGACTGGCAAGAAACGGGAAAAGTCGTTCTTATTTTGAGAAGTTTGTTGAATTGATATGGGCTACTCGGCTAGAATTAAATGGATCTAAAGAAGATATTCTTAAGCTTTATGCTAGTCATGCTCCTTTTGGAGGAAATGTAGTTGGTATTGATGTTGCTTCATGGCGTTATTTTGGGTTGCGGCCGCATCAGTTATCTTGGGCGGAATCTGCTACATTGGCGGTGTTGCCAAATGCACCAAGTCTTATTTACCCCGGTAAAAACCAGACAAAACTTCTAGCTAAACGCAACCGTCTGTTAAAGAAGCTTTTTGAAAAGCAGGTCATAGACCAAACAACTTATAAGCTTTCCTTATTAGAAGAGCTGCCACAGAAACCCTATCCTCTGCCCAAAATAGCTTCGCATTTAGTGCAGTATTTAGCTAAAAAGAACAAGGGTGAACGCATCAAAACAACTGTAGATGAGAATTTACAACGCAATGTAAATGCCATAGTGCAAAAACATTATCAAAACCTGAAACAAAATCAAGTTCACAATGCCGCCGTTTTGGTGCTTGATGTACATACGCGAGAGGTGTTGTCCTATGTAGGCAATACAGCTACAACAAAAGAGCATCAGAAAGATGTGGACATGGTTCAAGCCAATAGAAGCACGGGAAGTATCATTAAACCGTTGCTTTATGCGGCAATGTTAGATGCGGGTGAATTATTGCCGGATATGTTGGTGGCCGATGTCCCAACTCAGATAGCAGGCTATACACCTGAAAATTTTAATGAAAGCTACAGTGGTGCCGTAGAAGCAAAAAAAGCTTTGGCGCGTTCATTGAACATTCCTGCGGTTCGTTTGTTGCAACAATACGGACTAGAAAAATTTCGAGATCAATTGAATGTTTTTAAACTAGGTGGTATTAATAAACCTGCCAATCATTACGGACTTACTCTAATCTTGGGCGGTGCGGAAAGTAATTTATGGGATCTTTGTAAAACCTATGCGAACTTGGCTTCTACGCTGAATCATTTCAATACAAGTTCTAGTGAATATTTTAAAAATGAGTTCACGGATTTGATTTTAAAAACAAACCAGACGGTCGATTTTGGAAAATTATCGACTGAAAAAACTGTTTTTGATGCAGGTAGCATTTACCTCACATTCCAGGCTATGAAGGAGGTAAACAGACCAGAAGGCGATGAATCTTGGCAGTTCTTCGATAGCAGTAAAGAGATTGCTTGGAAAACTGGAACTAGTTTTGGGAATAAAGATGCATGGGCTATTGGAGTAACTACAGACCATGTAGTCGGTATTTGGATAGGGAACGCAGATGGAGAGGGAAGACCAAATGTGACTGGAGTAACGTCTGCTGCACCACTTTTATTTGATGTTTTTGATGTGCTTCCAAGGAGTAAATGGTTTCAAAAACCGTTGGATGAGTTTACGGATATAGAGGTGTGTGCCCAAAGTGGATATCTGGCCACTGATATTTGCCCAACTAAGACAATATCTATTCCTAATAAACAAAATTATGTTACGGAATGTAGATATCATCAGATGGTTTATTTGGACCAGGCAAAACAATTTAGAGTTAATTCTTCTTGTGCCGAATTGGCTTCCGAGGTGTCCGAATCTTGGTTTATCCTGCCTCCTTTAATGCAATTTTATTATCGACCTAAACACCCATCATATAAAGTACTACCACCTTTTAAAAAAGGATGTAGCAATAATAGTGCATCTCCTATGGATTTTATATATCCTAAAAACGGAAGTAGCATTACGCTAACAAAAGATTTTAATGGTAAAACAAATGAGCTCATCTTAAAATTGGCTCATGCTAAGCCCGAGACGGAAGTTTATTGGTACATAGATGAAACATTTGTGGGCCAGACTCGGAACTTTCATGAAATGGCAGTACTTCCCTCAAAAGGTAATCATAGAGTAATGGTTTTGGATGCATATGGGAATGAGATTGCTGTATCAATATCGATTCAATAAAATTTGCCCTTTTCCTCTGTGAATTATTGCTTATATTTATCTATATTTGCTGTGCTACACTATGCTACTTTGTGTGGAATTCTAGCTTTAAACATTTATCATATGAAATACATAATATCGTTAGACCAAGGTACTACTAGTTCTCGTGCACTGCTTGTGGACCAAGATGGTAAGATTCAAGGCATGGTTCAAAAGGAGTTTAGGCAAATTTTCCCTAAATCAGGTTGGGTAGAACATGATCCAAAAGAAATTCTTGAATCTCAAATAGGAGTTTTAAACGAATTGCTGAAAAAAGAGAAGGTAGATGTTAATGATATTCAGGCTATAGGGATTACCAACCAAAGGGAAACCACAATGGTCTGGGACAAAACTACCGGTGAGCCAGTTTACAATGCTATTGTTTGGCAAGATAAGCGTACGGCAGATATTTGTGAACATTTAAAAAAGAGTGGATTATCAGATCACGTCGGACAGACGACCGGACTTGTAATTGATTCCTATTTTTCTGGAACCAAAGTAAAGTGGATTTTGGATAATGTGGAAGGTGCACGTGCAAAGGCTGAAAATGGGGATTTGCTAATGGGTACCGTAGATACCTGGTTGGTATGGAACATGACTAATGGTGCAAGCCATGTTACTGATTATACGAATGCATCACGTACCATGATTTACGATATCGTAAACCTAAAGTGGGATGATAAAATGTTGAAAGCATTGGGAATTCCTAAATTAATGTTGCCAGAGGTTAAACCATCCGCGCATCACTTTGGCGATTATGTAATAGACGGAAAGAAAATTCCAATTGCCGGGATAGCGGGAGACCAACAAGCTGCACTTTTTGGTCAAGGTTGTTTTAAAAAGGGTACAGCAAAGAATACATACGGTACAGGTTGTTTTATGTTGATGAATACGGGTGAAAAACCTCAATTTTCCAAAAACGGTCTTCTTACCACCATTGCTTACGGATTGGATGGTAAAGTGAACTACGCACTTGAAGGAAGTATATTTATTGCAGGAGCTGCTATCCAGTGGCTTCGTGATGGATTGGAATTGATTACTGACGCAAAGGAAACCGAAGCTTTGGCAGATTCTGTTGAAGGCGAAAACCCAGTTTATGTGGTTCCCGCTTTTGCAGGTTTGGGAGCACCCTATTGGGATATGTATGCCAGAGGAGCGGTATTTGGATTGACAAGAGATACAGGCAAAGCGCATTTGGCGAAAGCTACATTAGAATCATTGGCTTACCAGACAAAAGATATTTTAAAAGCGATGGAAGATGATTCTGGAATTCAGTTGAAACACCTTCGTGTAGATGGTGGGGCATGCGCAAACAACCATTTAATGCAGTTTCAGGCAGATATATTAGATTCCGAGGTGCACCGTCCAGAAGTAATAGAGTCTACAGCTATGGGTGCCGCGTTTTTGGCAGGTATTCAAGTGGGGTTATGGAAACAAGAAGATGTTGATCAAAATAGACCAATGAACAGAATCTTTAAGCCTACCTTTGACCGCGTAAAACGAAAACGTCTGTACAAAAAATGGAAGCAGGCTGTTGAGCGTACCAAAGGATGGGATGACAAATAAGCAATAGTAAAAAACTGTACATAGAAAGACATAATAAGCTATGAAAAATATAAGGTTTTCTAATTTAGATAGAGCAAAAACAATCCAGGAATTAACCAACGACACCTACGATTTGGTTGTTATTGGTGGAGGTATTACAGGGGGTGGAATTGCACTTGATGCAGCTTCTAGGGGATTAAAGGTTGCTTTGGTTGAAAAAGGCGATTTTGCATCGGGTACTAGTAGTAAATCTACCAAGTTAATTCACGGTGGATTACGATATTTAAAGCAATTCGATTTTTGGTTGGTGAAAGAGGTTGGTTCTGAACGAGCAATTGTTCATAAACTAGCGCCACACTTGGTATTGCCAGAAAAAATGTTGTTACCACTTATAGAAAATGGTTCTTATGGAAAATGGTTAACATCCATTGGTTTGAAGGTCTATGATATATTGGCTCAGGTAACTGGTGAGGATAAGCGTAAGATGTTAGAGAAGAAGGAGGCAATGAAACTAGAGCCCTTACTTCCCAAGAAAATAGTAAAAGGTGCCGGTTATTATGCGGAGTACCGTACGGATGATGCGCGTTTGACCATTGAGAATATTAAGTCAAGTTTATTGTTTGGGGCTCAGGCCTTGAATTACGCTTCTGTAGAAGACTTTATCTATGCAGATGACAAAGTAGCCGGTGTAAAGGTAAAAGATGGTGTGAGCGGTGCTACTTTTAGCATTAAGTCTAAATATGTCATTAGCGCAGCTGGCCCATGGGTAGATGAGCTTAGAAGTACCAATAATTCTAAAAAAGGAAAGCAGTTGCACTTAACCAAAGGGGTGCATTTAGTATTTCCAAAGAAAAAATTACCTATAAAACAATCGGTATATTTTGATGTTCCGGATGGTAGGATGATGTTTGCCATTCCACGTGGTAAGGTAACATATGTGGGTACTACAGACACCAATTTTAATAAGGATAAAGATAATGTTCGTACAGATTTAGCCGATGCTATCTATCTGATTTCTGCAGTAAACAATATGTTCCCAAGTATAAACCTAGAAATGGAAGATATCGTTTCGTCATGGGCTGGTTTGCGACCGTTAATTCACGAAGAAGGAAAATCTGCATCTGAACTTTCTAGAAAGGATGAAATTTTTACTTCGGATACTGGTTTAATCAGTATTGCAGGAGGAAAACTTACGGGTTACCGTAAAATGGCTGAGCGTGTAGTAGATCGTATAGCCAAGAAAATGCATGAAGAAGATGGCACTGAATTGAAGGAGTGCTTTACCGAAAAAATATTCTTATGTGGTAATGTTGATTTCAAGAAATTTAAACATGTTGAAAAGTACATCGCTGAAATTTATGGCCGTATGAAACCAGAAGGTTTTACCAA includes:
- a CDS encoding glycerol-3-phosphate dehydrogenase/oxidase; the encoded protein is MKNIRFSNLDRAKTIQELTNDTYDLVVIGGGITGGGIALDAASRGLKVALVEKGDFASGTSSKSTKLIHGGLRYLKQFDFWLVKEVGSERAIVHKLAPHLVLPEKMLLPLIENGSYGKWLTSIGLKVYDILAQVTGEDKRKMLEKKEAMKLEPLLPKKIVKGAGYYAEYRTDDARLTIENIKSSLLFGAQALNYASVEDFIYADDKVAGVKVKDGVSGATFSIKSKYVISAAGPWVDELRSTNNSKKGKQLHLTKGVHLVFPKKKLPIKQSVYFDVPDGRMMFAIPRGKVTYVGTTDTNFNKDKDNVRTDLADAIYLISAVNNMFPSINLEMEDIVSSWAGLRPLIHEEGKSASELSRKDEIFTSDTGLISIAGGKLTGYRKMAERVVDRIAKKMHEEDGTELKECFTEKIFLCGNVDFKKFKHVEKYIAEIYGRMKPEGFTKHDAWFLVTNYGKQTEMILENYATIKDSDKYVRMAKAELRFGIDYEMVQNPMDFFIRRTGRLYFDIDSVRLLMEPILEEFKAIYAVDDAQIAEWRETLLSELDEHSNFSLDRV
- the pbpC gene encoding penicillin-binding protein 1C, whose amino-acid sequence is MKKVGSFGRRHPKKLVLLAVLLIAYYFCLPKILFKSPTATVVESKQGTLLGAMIANDGQWRFSEVDSVPYKFKACILQFEDAHFYKHPGFNPVAIVKAVGANISAGRTVRGGSTLTQQVIRLARNGKSRSYFEKFVELIWATRLELNGSKEDILKLYASHAPFGGNVVGIDVASWRYFGLRPHQLSWAESATLAVLPNAPSLIYPGKNQTKLLAKRNRLLKKLFEKQVIDQTTYKLSLLEELPQKPYPLPKIASHLVQYLAKKNKGERIKTTVDENLQRNVNAIVQKHYQNLKQNQVHNAAVLVLDVHTREVLSYVGNTATTKEHQKDVDMVQANRSTGSIIKPLLYAAMLDAGELLPDMLVADVPTQIAGYTPENFNESYSGAVEAKKALARSLNIPAVRLLQQYGLEKFRDQLNVFKLGGINKPANHYGLTLILGGAESNLWDLCKTYANLASTLNHFNTSSSEYFKNEFTDLILKTNQTVDFGKLSTEKTVFDAGSIYLTFQAMKEVNRPEGDESWQFFDSSKEIAWKTGTSFGNKDAWAIGVTTDHVVGIWIGNADGEGRPNVTGVTSAAPLLFDVFDVLPRSKWFQKPLDEFTDIEVCAQSGYLATDICPTKTISIPNKQNYVTECRYHQMVYLDQAKQFRVNSSCAELASEVSESWFILPPLMQFYYRPKHPSYKVLPPFKKGCSNNSASPMDFIYPKNGSSITLTKDFNGKTNELILKLAHAKPETEVYWYIDETFVGQTRNFHEMAVLPSKGNHRVMVLDAYGNEIAVSISIQ
- the glpK gene encoding glycerol kinase GlpK yields the protein MKYIISLDQGTTSSRALLVDQDGKIQGMVQKEFRQIFPKSGWVEHDPKEILESQIGVLNELLKKEKVDVNDIQAIGITNQRETTMVWDKTTGEPVYNAIVWQDKRTADICEHLKKSGLSDHVGQTTGLVIDSYFSGTKVKWILDNVEGARAKAENGDLLMGTVDTWLVWNMTNGASHVTDYTNASRTMIYDIVNLKWDDKMLKALGIPKLMLPEVKPSAHHFGDYVIDGKKIPIAGIAGDQQAALFGQGCFKKGTAKNTYGTGCFMLMNTGEKPQFSKNGLLTTIAYGLDGKVNYALEGSIFIAGAAIQWLRDGLELITDAKETEALADSVEGENPVYVVPAFAGLGAPYWDMYARGAVFGLTRDTGKAHLAKATLESLAYQTKDILKAMEDDSGIQLKHLRVDGGACANNHLMQFQADILDSEVHRPEVIESTAMGAAFLAGIQVGLWKQEDVDQNRPMNRIFKPTFDRVKRKRLYKKWKQAVERTKGWDDK